A single window of Shewanella sp. Choline-02u-19 DNA harbors:
- a CDS encoding universal stress protein, with product MRTRQILCPTDFSETASHALKYAIEMANLYHVGLRLVHVIDQPVGLENYQILTVTPEELAQSMEESAAAKMHSLLSDLKSELSVESVIRHGVASEQILKEADVSEAGMIVIASHGRSGLAHFLHTNVAEAVANGAICPVLVVK from the coding sequence ATGCGTACTCGTCAAATATTATGCCCAACAGACTTTTCTGAAACGGCCTCTCATGCGCTTAAATATGCGATTGAAATGGCTAACCTTTACCATGTCGGATTGCGACTTGTTCATGTCATTGATCAGCCTGTAGGCTTAGAGAACTACCAAATACTCACTGTTACACCAGAAGAGCTAGCTCAAAGTATGGAGGAATCTGCTGCAGCGAAAATGCATTCGTTGCTGTCAGATCTTAAGAGTGAGCTGTCAGTGGAAAGTGTTATACGCCATGGCGTAGCGTCCGAGCAGATCCTTAAAGAGGCGGATGTGTCAGAAGCTGGCATGATAGTTATTGCTAGCCATGGTCGTTCAGGGCTGGCACACTTTCTACATACTAATGTGGCTGAAGCGGTGGCTAATGGCGCTATATGCCCGGTGTTGGTGGTGAAGTAA
- a CDS encoding coniferyl aldehyde dehydrogenase: protein MNMPIQAQTALPLSQVLVNQRTHYLADPSPSYEARIEHLKSLKKAILSYQEQLVQALNRDYGHRSVDDSIISDIMPCVNNINYSIKHLKKWMKPSRRHAGLLLAPASIKVQYQPLGVVGIIVPWNFPIMLSVGPLITALAAGNRAMIKLSEFTPETNTVLTAMLASIFDQNHVACIEGEADVAAEFSSLPFDHLLFTGSTTVGRHVMRSAAQHLTPVTLELGGKSPVIVADDIDMDTAVERMIYGKCLNSGQICVAPDYVLVPSEKLNDFVRAYKRKFIKMYGQVSDNKDYGSIINQRQFDRIMLVLEDAKAKGATVMSANDEAINIEHQKVPTQLITDATDDMLLLQDEIFGPLLPVIPYNNLQEAISYINQRPRPLALYLMSFDKNTQQQVMTHTHSGGVCINETVFHVAAEDAPFGGVGPSGMGHYHGKEGFQTFSHAKTILKRGKYFNTGKLIHPPYGGWLQTLLVKFFLR, encoded by the coding sequence ATGAACATGCCTATTCAAGCCCAAACAGCATTGCCTCTGTCTCAAGTCTTAGTCAATCAGCGTACCCACTACCTTGCAGACCCTTCTCCCTCTTATGAAGCAAGAATCGAGCACCTGAAAAGTCTTAAAAAAGCAATTTTGAGCTATCAAGAGCAGCTAGTACAAGCATTGAATCGGGACTATGGTCATCGCTCAGTGGATGACAGCATTATTTCTGACATCATGCCCTGTGTTAACAATATCAATTACAGCATAAAGCATCTGAAAAAGTGGATGAAACCAAGCCGCCGTCATGCGGGATTATTACTGGCTCCAGCCAGTATTAAAGTGCAATACCAGCCACTTGGCGTTGTCGGTATTATTGTACCGTGGAATTTTCCTATCATGTTGTCTGTCGGCCCGCTTATCACTGCACTTGCTGCCGGTAACAGAGCGATGATAAAACTGTCTGAATTTACCCCAGAAACCAATACCGTTCTCACCGCAATGCTTGCCAGTATTTTTGATCAAAACCATGTTGCCTGCATTGAAGGTGAAGCCGATGTCGCCGCCGAGTTTTCATCGCTGCCGTTTGACCACCTACTATTTACCGGTTCAACCACCGTCGGCCGCCACGTAATGCGCAGTGCGGCACAACACCTGACGCCAGTGACCCTTGAACTTGGCGGAAAGTCACCGGTGATTGTTGCCGATGATATCGACATGGACACTGCGGTAGAGCGGATGATCTATGGTAAGTGTCTCAACTCTGGGCAGATATGTGTTGCGCCTGATTACGTATTGGTTCCAAGCGAAAAACTTAACGATTTTGTGCGAGCCTACAAACGTAAATTCATCAAAATGTATGGCCAAGTCAGTGACAACAAAGACTACGGCAGCATTATTAACCAACGCCAATTTGACCGGATAATGCTGGTTCTCGAAGACGCTAAAGCCAAAGGTGCTACCGTGATGAGTGCCAATGATGAAGCGATTAACATCGAACATCAAAAAGTGCCAACTCAGCTTATCACTGACGCAACCGATGACATGCTGTTACTGCAAGATGAGATATTCGGCCCACTATTACCCGTTATCCCTTATAACAATTTGCAAGAAGCAATTAGCTACATCAATCAACGTCCGCGTCCCTTAGCGCTGTACTTGATGAGTTTCGATAAAAATACCCAGCAACAAGTCATGACCCATACCCATTCGGGAGGTGTTTGTATCAATGAAACGGTATTTCATGTTGCTGCAGAAGATGCCCCCTTTGGCGGTGTTGGTCCTTCAGGTATGGGGCATTACCATGGTAAAGAAGGCTTTCAAACATTTAGCCATGCTAAAACCATCCTTAAACGCGGTAAGTATTTTAATACCGGTAAACTGATCCACCCTCCTTATGGCGGCTGGTTACAAACCCTATTAGTAAAATTCTTCTTGCGTTAA
- a CDS encoding ion transporter yields MLANVSVLQSKLKLIDNSKAFQGFVIFVILVSALSIGAHTYHLPNWMEKGLLLLDIGITVFFAIEIIIRFLASDGPKRFFSSGWNIFDTIIVIGSLIPAGGSAILLARLLRIFRVLRLVSMIPELRMLVNALFKAIPRMGYIALLMFVIFYIYGAIGSMLFADINDFLWGDVSVAMLTLFRVSTFESWTSVMYETMAVYPLSWIYYLSFIFLTAFVFLNMMVGAVLDVMTQETAAMRAEEEAELSDDEKPASVADVAELKVQIEELKCLLLQRAG; encoded by the coding sequence GTGCTCGCCAATGTCTCCGTTTTACAATCAAAGTTAAAATTAATTGATAACAGCAAAGCGTTTCAGGGCTTTGTTATTTTCGTCATCTTAGTGTCAGCATTGTCGATTGGCGCGCACACATATCACCTGCCAAATTGGATGGAGAAGGGATTACTGCTGCTAGATATTGGCATCACGGTGTTCTTTGCGATTGAAATTATCATCCGTTTTCTCGCCAGTGATGGCCCGAAACGTTTTTTCAGTAGCGGCTGGAACATCTTCGATACCATTATTGTTATAGGTAGTTTAATTCCGGCTGGTGGTTCGGCCATCTTGCTGGCAAGACTACTGCGTATTTTCAGAGTATTACGCTTAGTGTCGATGATCCCAGAGCTTAGAATGCTGGTGAATGCATTGTTTAAAGCTATACCGAGAATGGGTTACATCGCACTCTTGATGTTCGTGATTTTTTATATCTACGGCGCTATCGGTAGCATGTTGTTTGCGGATATCAACGACTTCTTATGGGGCGATGTGTCAGTGGCGATGTTAACCCTGTTTAGGGTATCGACTTTTGAGTCTTGGACGTCGGTGATGTACGAAACCATGGCGGTCTACCCACTGAGTTGGATCTATTATTTAAGCTTTATCTTTCTGACTGCATTTGTTTTTTTGAATATGATGGTGGGCGCGGTGCTGGATGTGATGACGCAAGAAACCGCAGCCATGCGCGCTGAAGAAGAAGCAGAGTTAAGCGATGATGAAAAGCCTGCTAGTGTTGCGGACGTCGCTGAGCTTAAAGTACAAATCGAAGAGCTGAAATGCTTACTATTGCAGAGGGCGGGCTAA
- a CDS encoding DUF4823 domain-containing protein: protein MNRNLMMFGAAIVFLAGCSSSYKHNEFQSPEVKLDQNFAVLISTPENGWYGETEYKHSGQMTANAIRSAFSKNTRKVAITADCKGKNCLDSIDSSQYGYYVEPIILHWEDRATEWSGKADKVEIQIITYDTKTKKEIGNTTYSGKSKWLTFGGDHPQDLLEQPTHEYIGTLYK, encoded by the coding sequence ATGAACCGCAATTTAATGATGTTTGGAGCTGCAATTGTTTTTCTTGCTGGTTGTAGCTCTTCATATAAACACAATGAATTTCAATCACCAGAAGTTAAATTAGATCAAAATTTTGCTGTACTAATTTCAACTCCTGAGAATGGTTGGTACGGTGAAACTGAATATAAACATTCGGGACAAATGACTGCTAATGCTATTAGAAGTGCGTTTTCTAAAAATACTAGAAAAGTCGCTATCACTGCAGATTGCAAAGGGAAAAATTGTTTAGATTCTATAGATTCGAGTCAGTATGGCTACTATGTCGAGCCCATTATTTTGCATTGGGAAGATAGAGCGACTGAGTGGTCTGGGAAGGCTGATAAAGTAGAAATTCAAATCATTACTTATGATACTAAAACAAAAAAAGAAATTGGTAACACGACCTACTCTGGTAAAAGTAAATGGTTAACATTCGGCGGAGATCACCCTCAAGACCTTCTTGAACAGCCCACTCATGAATATATCGGCACTTTATATAAGTAG
- a CDS encoding winged helix-turn-helix domain-containing protein, producing MNTEKVASKQQIAFYRKLYIAYQIEHEQHNLLSLHKLTSMPRRTLQDAIAAFTDLGIECEFVQDGERNNAGYYRINDWGPINRVWVGEHLALIEAELG from the coding sequence ATGAACACTGAAAAAGTGGCGTCAAAACAGCAAATAGCCTTTTATCGAAAGCTCTACATCGCTTATCAGATTGAGCATGAGCAGCACAATTTACTGTCGCTGCATAAGCTGACAAGTATGCCCCGCAGAACCCTGCAAGATGCCATCGCGGCTTTTACCGATCTGGGTATCGAGTGTGAATTTGTACAAGATGGTGAGCGTAATAACGCTGGCTACTACCGAATTAATGACTGGGGGCCGATCAACCGAGTTTGGGTTGGCGAACACTTGGCGTTAATTGAAGCCGAACTGGGGTAA
- a CDS encoding TetR/AcrR family transcriptional regulator, translating to MSRIDKKQAILDTALTLFVSQGFYATSTASIAKTAGVATGTLFHHFASKDVLMNHLFISIKQEFASAIKSKMSSKGDLKLDAEHLWQVAIDWAIENPLKQEFFQQYSMSPSIASEIRQQAMNGILSFMGELIIQGQKLGVLANYPLPLMLEGCHGQYLAATRYFLDHPDRWKDVVHKQASFSMFWNAMRA from the coding sequence ATGAGCCGAATAGATAAAAAACAAGCCATATTAGACACTGCGCTGACACTGTTTGTCAGCCAGGGGTTTTATGCGACGTCTACCGCCTCAATAGCCAAAACGGCAGGGGTCGCTACCGGGACGCTTTTTCACCATTTTGCGTCAAAAGATGTATTGATGAACCATCTTTTTATCTCAATAAAACAAGAGTTTGCTTCTGCAATCAAGTCAAAAATGAGCAGTAAAGGGGATCTAAAGCTTGATGCAGAACACCTGTGGCAAGTTGCTATTGATTGGGCAATAGAAAACCCGCTAAAGCAGGAGTTTTTTCAGCAGTATTCAATGTCTCCCTCCATCGCTTCAGAGATAAGACAACAAGCGATGAACGGCATCCTTAGCTTTATGGGTGAGCTAATAATTCAAGGTCAAAAATTAGGCGTTTTAGCTAATTATCCACTACCATTAATGTTAGAAGGTTGTCACGGACAATACTTGGCCGCGACAAGGTACTTTCTAGACCACCCTGATAGGTGGAAAGATGTAGTCCACAAACAGGCGAGCTTTTCCATGTTTTGGAATGCCATGAGAGCCTAA
- a CDS encoding STAS/SEC14 domain-containing protein: MSDKRHGISIGIERLDNQFYLNLVAKGKLTHQDYQYMVPLLESALAGVEHPEINVLADLTELDGWELRAAWDDLKLGLAHGRAFKKIAIVGEGNLQQWMAKIADWFTPYDAKFFESTTEAHQWLKD, from the coding sequence GTGAGTGATAAAAGACACGGAATATCAATTGGAATTGAGCGCTTAGATAACCAGTTCTATTTGAACTTGGTTGCGAAAGGCAAGCTTACACATCAAGACTATCAATATATGGTGCCACTGCTTGAATCCGCTTTAGCGGGGGTTGAACATCCTGAAATCAATGTCCTCGCCGATTTGACCGAACTCGATGGCTGGGAATTAAGAGCGGCATGGGATGATCTTAAGCTAGGCTTGGCCCATGGACGTGCTTTTAAAAAGATAGCGATTGTCGGAGAGGGAAATTTGCAACAATGGATGGCGAAAATTGCAGATTGGTTTACCCCTTATGATGCTAAGTTTTTTGAGAGCACTACTGAAGCACATCAGTGGTTAAAAGACTAA
- a CDS encoding PH domain-containing protein: MENSHLATDTTSSAAKADTATADLQNQQMSALNQQHSDYQQHNTVSQAQWQGFDQIPLQPIDERHYTQVLYESLFVAVIIFSGATLGIILPAALSVVMAVVVLTTLLLLLSSITYLRYLQAKKLSYAVCEHEFIMEQGLWWQQRTSLPYSRLQHVSLSQGPLERHFNLFTLKCFSAGSGSAEIELPGIEQHTAEHLRQHLLAQAAKVHLADPQTSDVETITAGSEATDVENVSVEADAVTADAISPEATAKQAEAHHDQ, translated from the coding sequence ATGGAAAATTCACACTTGGCTACTGATACAACATCTTCAGCAGCTAAAGCTGATACTGCAACAGCTGATCTCCAAAACCAACAAATGAGCGCTTTGAATCAACAGCACTCAGATTACCAGCAGCATAACACTGTCAGCCAAGCACAGTGGCAAGGGTTCGACCAAATCCCACTGCAGCCCATTGATGAGCGTCACTATACACAGGTGCTTTATGAGTCCTTATTTGTCGCGGTAATTATCTTTAGTGGTGCAACCTTAGGCATTATTTTACCTGCTGCATTGAGTGTCGTAATGGCTGTTGTGGTGTTAACCACGCTATTACTGTTACTTAGCAGTATTACCTACCTGAGGTATTTACAAGCAAAAAAGCTTAGCTACGCGGTTTGTGAGCATGAGTTTATTATGGAGCAAGGTTTGTGGTGGCAACAACGTACGTCCTTACCCTACTCTCGGCTGCAACACGTCAGCCTTTCTCAAGGCCCACTAGAGAGACACTTTAACCTGTTCACCTTAAAGTGCTTTAGTGCTGGCAGTGGCAGTGCTGAAATAGAACTCCCAGGTATTGAGCAACATACTGCTGAACATCTGCGCCAACACCTACTTGCTCAAGCGGCGAAGGTACATTTAGCCGATCCTCAGACCTCTGACGTTGAGACGATTACCGCTGGTTCTGAAGCGACTGATGTTGAAAATGTGAGTGTTGAGGCTGATGCTGTAACAGCAGATGCTATAAGCCCAGAGGCCACCGCTAAACAAGCAGAGGCTCATCATGACCAATAA
- a CDS encoding universal stress protein produces MRSRQILCPTDFSITASHALSYAVEMANLYGVGVRLLHVVSEPFSDHHYGLAVESAAELEQQITSFATESLMKIQLEVQQELNAGLTVKTVIRSGLVLREILAEAEEGEIGMIVIASHGRQGISHLLNPNIGEALAYKAKCPVLVVK; encoded by the coding sequence ATGCGATCTCGTCAAATATTATGTCCTACAGACTTTTCTATCACGGCGTCGCATGCGCTAAGTTATGCGGTGGAAATGGCTAATTTATATGGGGTTGGTGTTCGGTTGTTACACGTAGTGAGTGAACCATTCAGTGATCATCATTATGGGCTAGCGGTAGAATCTGCTGCTGAACTTGAGCAACAGATAACCTCGTTTGCGACTGAAAGCTTAATGAAAATTCAGCTCGAAGTGCAGCAAGAGCTTAATGCAGGGCTGACCGTTAAAACCGTTATTCGCAGTGGACTGGTACTAAGAGAAATTCTGGCAGAAGCGGAGGAAGGCGAGATTGGTATGATTGTTATTGCGAGTCATGGACGACAGGGGATTTCGCATCTGCTCAATCCCAATATCGGCGAAGCTTTAGCTTATAAAGCAAAGTGCCCAGTATTAGTGGTTAAATAA
- the torR gene encoding two-component system response regulator TorR — protein sequence MGYRVLVVDDEAVIRARLKGYFEKEGYQVLEAQDGEQMWYEFNRQHIDLVMLDINLPGTDGLSLARELRSRGDVGIILVTGRDETIDKIVGLEMGADDYVTKPFELRELLVRVKNLLWRISLVQKAITESSAQADPNDNIIAFNDYVLELNSRKLICSGEIIKLTKAEFELLTAFALHPQQVLSRDRLMQQTSHRNQDVNDRTIDVIIRRLRNKLSPELFVTVHGEGYLFAAKVKD from the coding sequence ATGGGCTACAGAGTGCTAGTTGTCGATGACGAAGCGGTCATTCGGGCTAGATTAAAAGGCTATTTTGAGAAAGAGGGCTATCAAGTCCTTGAAGCTCAAGATGGTGAGCAGATGTGGTATGAATTTAATCGCCAGCATATTGATTTAGTGATGCTCGACATTAACTTGCCCGGAACCGATGGCCTAAGCTTGGCGCGTGAACTACGCAGTCGCGGCGATGTAGGGATCATACTGGTGACTGGCCGTGATGAGACCATCGATAAAATTGTTGGTTTAGAGATGGGCGCCGATGACTACGTGACCAAACCCTTTGAGTTAAGGGAGTTGCTGGTGCGGGTTAAAAACTTATTGTGGCGTATCTCTTTGGTTCAAAAAGCGATTACTGAGAGTAGCGCACAAGCTGATCCCAATGACAATATTATTGCCTTTAATGACTATGTATTAGAGCTCAATAGCCGAAAACTGATTTGCAGTGGTGAGATTATTAAACTCACTAAAGCAGAGTTTGAACTATTGACTGCTTTTGCTCTTCACCCACAGCAAGTGTTGTCGCGCGACCGATTAATGCAGCAAACCAGTCACCGTAATCAGGACGTTAATGATCGCACTATCGATGTGATTATCAGACGCCTGCGCAACAAGTTATCTCCAGAGTTATTTGTCACCGTACATGGCGAAGGTTATCTGTTTGCCGC
- a CDS encoding DUF1272 domain-containing protein → MLRMKTECEHCKTKLARKEIAYICSFECTYCKSCSEKMHFICSNCQGALVIRPPRLIEPFKIPAAELKNTLFS, encoded by the coding sequence ATGTTAAGAATGAAGACTGAGTGCGAACACTGTAAAACCAAGCTAGCCCGAAAAGAGATCGCTTATATCTGCTCATTCGAATGTACTTACTGTAAGAGCTGTAGTGAAAAAATGCATTTCATCTGCAGTAATTGCCAAGGCGCCTTAGTCATTAGGCCGCCGAGATTAATAGAACCGTTTAAGATCCCCGCAGCCGAGCTTAAAAACACCCTCTTTAGCTAG
- a CDS encoding TorF family putative porin yields the protein MKTAHALMFVSLAATTMGTAFAADNNDLFGGQLSGNVKFASDYVFRGESETMDGDVPVVQGTLGWGSDEGWYTGVFASNVKFADPNLEIVTAPYIGKAGGFGDSGFTYDVMVFSYLYPGASYSNYTELWIKVGKQFGQANVTLEVTPTLDDWFGVDGWQGVNYAVHPSYDFNNGIKVSGSMGYQDLDGEGAEGWTHWNLGVEASYVGLVFDLRYHGSSVDKSHLVYGTQTEIFDDRVVFGLSKSF from the coding sequence ATGAAAACTGCACACGCTTTAATGTTTGTAAGCTTAGCGGCTACGACCATGGGAACTGCATTTGCTGCTGACAATAATGACCTGTTTGGTGGCCAGCTCAGTGGTAACGTTAAGTTTGCCTCTGATTATGTTTTCCGCGGTGAGTCTGAAACGATGGATGGCGATGTTCCCGTAGTGCAAGGCACGTTAGGTTGGGGCAGTGATGAGGGTTGGTATACCGGTGTTTTTGCATCAAACGTCAAGTTTGCCGATCCTAACCTAGAGATTGTCACTGCGCCTTACATCGGTAAAGCTGGTGGCTTCGGTGATAGCGGTTTTACTTACGACGTGATGGTGTTTTCATATCTTTATCCCGGTGCATCATATTCTAACTACACCGAATTATGGATTAAAGTCGGTAAGCAATTTGGTCAAGCGAATGTCACGCTAGAAGTGACTCCCACTCTTGATGATTGGTTTGGTGTTGATGGTTGGCAAGGGGTTAACTACGCCGTGCATCCAAGTTATGACTTTAATAACGGCATTAAAGTATCTGGATCAATGGGCTACCAAGACCTAGACGGTGAAGGTGCTGAAGGTTGGACACACTGGAACTTGGGTGTCGAAGCGAGCTATGTCGGTTTAGTCTTTGATCTTCGTTACCACGGAAGTTCAGTTGATAAGTCACACTTAGTCTATGGCACACAAACTGAGATCTTTGATGATCGCGTTGTCTTTGGCTTAAGTAAGAGTTTCTAA
- a CDS encoding DUF924 family protein, with protein MSPQNSHPLAEQTPVTPNTILTFWFEEIEPKLWWVKDTEFDALIKQRFEGVLTQAMAGELYHWRATPEGRLAEIIVLDQFSRNIYRDTPQSFAADPIALVLAQEAVALNSDSELKAKQVPFLLMPYMHSESLPIHEVAMRLFSREAAQGNLEFERRHKAIIEQFGRYPHRNAILERSSTEAEIAFLTQPGSSF; from the coding sequence ATGAGCCCACAAAACAGTCATCCATTAGCAGAGCAGACGCCTGTGACACCCAATACCATCCTGACCTTTTGGTTTGAAGAAATTGAGCCGAAACTATGGTGGGTAAAAGACACAGAGTTTGACGCTTTGATTAAGCAGCGATTCGAAGGTGTTCTAACTCAAGCCATGGCCGGTGAACTCTACCATTGGCGAGCGACTCCAGAGGGGCGTCTTGCCGAGATTATCGTGTTAGATCAATTCTCGCGTAATATCTACCGAGACACACCGCAATCTTTTGCCGCGGACCCTATTGCTCTAGTATTAGCACAAGAGGCAGTCGCCTTAAATAGTGATAGCGAACTGAAAGCCAAGCAAGTGCCGTTTTTATTAATGCCATATATGCACAGTGAGTCACTGCCGATACATGAGGTTGCGATGCGATTATTCAGTCGTGAAGCTGCGCAAGGCAATCTCGAATTTGAGCGTCGACATAAGGCTATTATTGAGCAGTTTGGTCGCTATCCACATCGTAATGCAATTTTAGAACGCAGCTCTACTGAAGCCGAAATAGCCTTTTTAACTCAGCCAGGATCGAGCTTTTAA
- a CDS encoding PH domain-containing protein: protein MTNKFSQWSSLSAWSVISFTLFAIKQVFSSGYALIPVVYTGWNQGFSSPWVIVVAVLSVLSILIYSVLQWLKFRFKIDKDKLNIKHGVIFKKVDEIPFNKIQNVRLQQPLYFRPMGLYSIVVETAGSKGNEAELSALDYKEALALKKRLMAEQDQHSQTANTEAISNEDSENQHNIVARKSLKELVLFGLYQNNAIWLAVILGPIFGQLDWESMENLQSMQSFWAWYDTNIAVSMVLQLAFAMFALTLFYLLFSLLSIASAVLKYSPYRLTRSGNTLHRTGGIIAKQNDALAIKRIQVVKFYQPLVGRLFKLWTVYFQQVKGHEVEHRGSNNMLVPSMNRNNILELLPKLKGIEATSTQLPHRYQHINLGWFWRRGWLPLLVPAINTYFHGLDIFAEILWVGASIFCLGIYLRYRQYGYVIEGDNLWFHSGLLGHSWQLIALTKVQHVAITQSPNQKRSQLANLEIGLASGNIKLPYITVEDARHIAERSLTLIHNDHRNWI, encoded by the coding sequence ATGACCAATAAGTTTTCACAGTGGTCATCGCTGTCGGCTTGGTCTGTTATTAGCTTTACCCTGTTTGCTATTAAACAAGTCTTTAGCAGTGGCTATGCATTAATCCCTGTGGTTTACACTGGTTGGAATCAAGGATTCAGTAGCCCCTGGGTGATTGTGGTCGCCGTACTGAGTGTTTTGAGTATTCTTATTTATAGTGTGCTGCAATGGCTAAAGTTTAGATTTAAAATTGACAAGGATAAGCTCAATATTAAACACGGTGTCATCTTTAAAAAAGTCGATGAGATCCCCTTCAATAAAATTCAAAATGTGCGCTTACAGCAGCCATTATATTTTCGCCCAATGGGGCTTTATAGCATTGTGGTTGAAACAGCAGGCTCAAAAGGCAATGAAGCTGAGCTTTCAGCACTCGATTACAAAGAGGCATTAGCGTTAAAAAAGCGCTTAATGGCAGAGCAGGATCAGCACAGCCAAACCGCTAACACAGAGGCTATCTCCAATGAAGATTCAGAGAATCAACACAATATCGTTGCTCGTAAAAGCCTAAAAGAGTTAGTGCTATTTGGCCTATATCAAAATAACGCAATTTGGTTGGCCGTTATTCTTGGGCCTATTTTTGGCCAACTAGATTGGGAGTCGATGGAAAACCTGCAATCGATGCAATCATTTTGGGCTTGGTATGATACCAATATAGCCGTTAGCATGGTGTTGCAGTTGGCATTCGCGATGTTTGCGTTGACGCTATTCTACTTACTGTTTTCATTGCTCTCTATAGCGTCCGCAGTCCTTAAATACTCTCCTTATCGCTTAACCCGCAGTGGCAATACGTTACATCGCACTGGTGGCATCATCGCCAAACAAAACGATGCATTGGCTATAAAGCGTATTCAGGTGGTTAAGTTTTATCAGCCACTAGTGGGTCGACTTTTTAAATTATGGACCGTGTATTTTCAACAAGTAAAAGGTCATGAAGTTGAGCATCGAGGCAGTAACAATATGTTAGTGCCATCAATGAATCGCAATAATATTCTTGAGCTACTCCCCAAGCTTAAAGGTATTGAAGCGACATCAACCCAGTTACCCCATCGCTATCAACATATCAACCTAGGTTGGTTTTGGCGCCGTGGCTGGTTGCCTTTATTAGTTCCGGCCATCAATACTTATTTCCACGGTTTGGATATTTTCGCTGAGATATTGTGGGTCGGTGCAAGTATTTTTTGCTTAGGGATCTACCTTAGATATCGCCAATATGGCTATGTAATAGAAGGTGATAATCTTTGGTTCCATTCTGGTCTATTGGGCCATAGCTGGCAACTTATCGCATTAACCAAAGTGCAGCATGTCGCCATTACCCAAAGCCCGAATCAAAAACGTAGTCAGCTGGCTAATTTAGAAATTGGGCTGGCCAGTGGCAATATTAAGCTACCCTATATAACAGTAGAAGATGCCCGCCATATCGCCGAGCGCTCTCTTACGCTTATTCACAATGATCACCGCAACTGGATATAA